The uncultured Eubacteriales bacterium region AGGTGGTTGAAAATGCAGTCCACAGCTAGTGCTCCTGTTCCTTTTTTAGAGCGGTGAGGAGGAAGAGAGAGGCGTGCCGGTTCATGAAGAGGGCGTCCGCGGCGTAGAAGGTACGGGAGTGGGGCTCATGGAACCCGAGAGAGACAAGGAGCTCGGCAAGCTCCGTCTGGTCGAACCCGGGATGAACCAGGGGGGAGGAGACAGTATCGTTCCGGTCGAAGTCCACTACGATGAGGCGCCCGCCGGGGGTCAATATTCCAAAAAGCTTTGAGAGAACGGGGACCGGGTCTGGGATGTGGAGCAAAACCTGGGACATGAAGACACAGTCGGCCCGGAGGGCGGGGGCCACTTCCCGCTCCAGGTCAAGACAGAGAGCGGAGGCGTTGGGGAGGCGGAGGTCGGCAATCTTCCGGCTCACCTGTTCTACCATACTCCGGGAGGAGTCGAGAAACA contains the following coding sequences:
- a CDS encoding Methyltransferase type 12, encoding MANIDIFDRMAQGYDTPDRVQVARVTAEAIRASITDPAGKTAIDFGCGTGLVGLALAENFSSILFLDSSRSMVEQVSRKIADLRLPNASALCLDLEREVAPALRADCVFMSQVLLHIPDPVPVLSKLFGILTPGGRLIVVDFDRNDTVSSPLVHPGFDQTELAELLVSLGFHEPHSRTFYAADALFMNRHASLFLLTALKKEQEH